A stretch of Canis lupus baileyi chromosome 7, mCanLup2.hap1, whole genome shotgun sequence DNA encodes these proteins:
- the KHDC1L gene encoding LOW QUALITY PROTEIN: putative KHDC1-like protein (The sequence of the model RefSeq protein was modified relative to this genomic sequence to represent the inferred CDS: substituted 1 base at 1 genomic stop codon) yields the protein MERRACSKRPWWIVSENFYLPLVFYMEEDQEECIFGRPPXCIEVHSHTFIQLQRWFTATGQTRVIVVGLPEGIVFTGLEMLQLVWSQPLTKEDLATTPSMQLFARAVCLPGFSSSSLYLNREGLQVREAGTLDYGEVVEVLGSG from the exons ATGGAAAGGAGGGCTTGCAGCAAGAGGCCATGGTGGATTGTATCTGAGAACTTTTACCTTCCATTAGTATTTTACATGGAAGAAGACCAGGAGGAGTGCATCTTTGGTAG GCCACCTTGATGCATAGAGGTGCACAGTCATACCTTTATTCAGCTGCAGAGATGGTTCACAGCCACAGGCCAGACCCGAGTCATTGTAGTTGGACTGCCAGAG GGCATTGTCTTCACAGGCCTTGAGATGCTGCAGCTAGTCTGGAGCCAGCCCCTGACCAAGGAGGACCTGGCCACCACCCCCAGCATGCAGCTGTTCGCCAGGGCTGTCTGCCTGCCAGG CTTCTCCTCTAGCAGCCTGTATCTCAACCGTGAGGGATTGCAGGTGAGAGAAGCCGGTACCCTGGACTACGGAGAAGTGGTGGAAGTGCTAGGAAGTGGTTGA